The window CACGACAGCGGAGGTGTCCTTGGCACCGAGGGAGGAAATCGCGAAGAAACGATCAAGACAATCCATCGACTAGTGCCGAAACTGAGAGAAAGAGGCTACAGATTTGTTACCGTGGAAGAACTTCTGGGTGGAACCCCGTAAGCGAGAGGCCGGATGAGCGAGAAGTTCCAGTCCTTTCGGACGACGACAAGACATGAGACTTTCAGGAGCGTAATGATATTGCTCGCCCTTTCCCTTGCTTTCCTCGTTCTGGGCAACGGCGTCTTGAGTCTCACTAATCCCGACGAAGTCTTCTACGTCCAGACTGCGAAGGAAATGATCCGGCGAGGCGAGTGGATGACGCCCTATATCTTCGGAGCCCCTCAATTCGAGAAACCCGTCTGTCTGTACTGGCTCCTGCGCATCGGGTTCGACGTATCCGGAACTTCGGCGTCCCTGGCGGCGACATCCTTGGCTCCTTCGGCGTCCCTCACGTCGTTCGCTCACCCGGCTACCCTGGTTCCCCCCGCCGCCTCCCCTTCCGTTGCGTTCGCCGCGCGGCTCTTCCCCGCGATGTTCGCCGTCGTGGGGGTAATCGCGACCTATTTTCTCGTTGGTCTCGGATTTGGGACCGAGAAGAAGGCCTTTGTCTCGGCAATTGTCCTAATGTCCGCGGGGCTATACATCGGTCTCGCAAGGACCGTTTATACGGACATGATTTTTTCGGTGTTCATTCTCCTGGCCATGACGTCGTTCTTTTGGGGACACACAAACGCCGCGAGGAGAGGCGTAGGATCAATGCTGTTCTTCGTCTTTTCTGCTCTAGCAGTCTTGACAAAGGGACCGCTGGGTCTTGCAATACCCTTTCTGGCCGTCACTCTTTTTCTGGCGGTGAGAAGGGAGCTCGGGGTCTTTTTCTGCAGACATTTCGCGTGGGGATTCTTGGTATTTCTCCTGATCGCACTGCCGTGGTACGTGTTCATGATTCAGCGATTCGGCAAGGCGTTCACCCACGAATTCTTTTACAACGATCACATACGAAGACTTTTTGAAGCTGAACATCCGCAAAACGACCGCTGGTATTTCTACCCGGGGACGGCCGTCATCGGCATGTTCCCATGGAGCATTTTTGTCTTGATTGCGTTTGCGCGACTCATCAGGCGTGTGGCACAAGGAGGCGCGCGACCCGTGTATCTGTTCCTGGCGTGTTGGATTCTCGTTACGTTCGCAGTCTTCCAGCCCGCGCACTCAAAGTTGGTCAGTTATATCTTCCCCATGTTTCCTGCGCTCGCAGTCATGACCGGAGATCTCGTCTACGACTGGATCGAGGCGAAGGGCCGCAGACTCGCCTACGGCCTTGCAATCGTCTCGAGTATCACGTTTGCGCTGGCACCCTTGGGATTGGTCGCCGGCCACGCGCTCTACCGCGAGTACGTACCTTCCAGCCAGTCAGTCAACGGCCTCATCGCGCTGCTCGGGGCCCTGCTCATAACGATGTTACTTTTCGCTGCCAGAAAGAAGTACTCGCAGTGCGTTTACTTGCTGAGCTTACAGCTTCCGGTGTTGTTCTTTTTCGGGCTCCTGTCTCACGGCGAAATCGACCCGCGCTTGTCTACGAAGAGCGCCTGCCAGTGGTTGCTCCAGCACGATGCGTCGGAAGATACGGTGCTTTGCTCCAAGTACTTCGCGCGTGGCGTGCACTATTTCACGGACAAGAACGTCGCCGTGATCGACATCGGAGGGCTTGGTTTTTTCAGTCCTCACCCGATTCCCTACCTGGTCAAAGACGAGGAGGTCAGGGGCTTCTTGCGAAGACAACCAGAAACTCACTGCATCGTCGACCATTCTTCCCTGAATCACCTGCGGCGGATAGCCGGTCACGAGATGGCGGTCGACGTGCTGAAGAAGGCGGGAAACGAATACGTTGTGCGCGTGACAGCCGACCCCGTTCTTGCTACGCCTCCGGCGGCTTCGTCAGTGCGTCCGTGGTCTGGATTCCGTAAGCCACTTCCGGAATGATGCCCTTCTCTGCGTATATGGGGTGCACCAGGGCCTTGAGTACAGGTAGTTTTCTGGCAAAGAGTAGACCGCCACAGATGCAACAGAGCCCGGATACCAGCAGAGTCTTCGGGGCGCCTATCTTGTCGGCCATACTTCCTGCCCACAGGCTGCCGAACGGCACGGTGCCCATGAACGCCATCGTGTAAAGACTCATAACACGTCCCCGCTTATCGTCATCCACGATGGTTTGCAGGGTTGTGTTGCTCGCCGCCATCATCACCATCATCCCAAAACCGGTCACCAACATTAATGCCAGGGAAAGCCAAAGGAAATGAGACAAAGAGAATCCGATAAGACCCACGCCAAAGATGCCCGCGGCCACTGGAATCGTTCTTCCTAACCTGAGGATTTGTCTGCGCGACGCGAGATAGAACGCGCCCGTCAACGCACCCGCACCCGATGCCGCGACGAGAAAGCCGAAGATGTTTGAGCCGCCGTGAAGAATCTGCCTTGCAAAAACCGGCATCAATATTTGATAAGGCATTCCCATTAGGCTCACCAGAGCGAGAAGCAAAATGATCGACCTGATGGGATCAAAGCCGAATGCGTAGGAAAAACCGTCCTTCAGACCCCGTAGAACGTGGGTGTTCTTCGCCTCGGTTTTTCGCGGGGTGACTCTCATCGCCAGAAGAGATCCGATCACTGCAATGTAACTCAGGCCGTTGAGGAGAAAGCACACACCCTCTCCCACGACGGCAATGAGTATGCCGGCGACTGAAGGACCCACGAGCCGCGCACCGTTGAACAATGAGGAATTGAGTGCGATCGCATTCCCGAGGTCTTCCTTTTTTCTGTCGACCATCTCCACGACGAACGTCTGGCGTGCAGGCATGTCAAAGGCATTCACGAGACCCAGGAATATGCTCAAGACCACTATCTCCCAGACAGTGATCGCATTCGTTAGAACAAGGACCGCGAGAACGAAAGCCTGTACCATGGCGAGAACCTGCGTGATGACAAGAATCCGGCGGCAGTTCCATCTGTCGGCCAGCACTCCGGCCACGGGGGCAAGAAGAAAGGTCGGAATTTGCCCCGCAAATCCAACCACACCCAACAGTAGAGCGGAATTGGTGAGGCGGTACACCAGCCAGCTCAGCGCGATGCGCTGCATCCAGGTTCCGATCAGAGAGATTCCCTGACCTCCGAAAAAGAGTCTGTAGTTCCTGTAACGCAACGCGCGGAAGACGAGCCTGAGTCCGGTTGTCTCTTTGTGCATGATCGTGTCTCCGAACCAAAAACGAGGGAGAATCGCTTCTCCCTCGTTTGTCACTGCCTTTGCGCAGTGTAACATGGCTGGTAACTTACTGCAAAGGATGGATCGTTAAGTTGGGACTATCTCAGAACGGCACGTGCAGCTTCGCAACATGCCTACCAGTGTAGTCACTAGTATCTTCGATATTCCGTTCTCTCTCTGCTCTTGGGCGGACGAGCTTCGTCCACCTTCAGGGTACGGCCCTTGAATTCATAAGCATCCAGCGCCTCTTTTGCCTTTTCGGCCTCAGCGGTGCTGGACATTTCGACGAATCCAAAACCCTTACCTTCAATGACGTTGACTTGCTTAACCACGCCATGGGCTGCAAAGAGCTCTTCCAACTGCTCGTTGCTCACGTCATAGCCAAGATTTCCTACGTAAAGCCTACTAACTTGCATTCTAATCTCCTGTTCATCTCATTCAGTTTCTCTGTCCAAGTAATGTCTCTATCGGAGGTAGAAGCAAGATAGTTGTTCAGACCTCGTTGCGGGAGCATTACTAATCACAAGAGAATCCTAACGAAGAATGTGCTTAACAAGAATTAACCGATTGTTTCCACCACCCCTTTCAGCAGTTACCAGCCAATTTGTGACGTGTCTGAAGCCATGCGGCCTGACACGAGTCTCTTCGCAACTTTCCAGACCCCGGTAGACGGGCTGCCCTGAGCCTTCTACGGGTTCTGACATGGTAAGTTGTTTTACATCTGTTCAGATATTCCATTGTCTCGACGTAGAGAGGGCGGAGTGAGTAAACTCTAGCAGCAAGCAACTCTTGGGCAATTACGTGCAGGCTATCGTCGTCAGAGCGGCGAACTCAAGCTGTCCTCTTCAATCACATCGCTGGCTCAGAAACGCATGCTCGAACTTGCGAGCGAGCCTCAATTCATTTGCTATATTAAGTATAGCTGATAATCGGTCACTTGTCAATCCGCAAAGATGGAATTATTTGATGTGGTGCCCGACTGCCGTTACTTCTTGCGGGTAACCTCTTGCATCAGTTCGGGTTGGATCTCTTGAATCTCAAGGAGCCTTTGCCATTGATGCCAGAGAAGGTGATCCGGTTTTTCGTGTAGATGGCGTATCTCCAGCTCCGCCTTGAGGTTCACGCGTTCGTCATCTCGCTCGCCACTAATACGTGAGGCCCGCGATCCTCCCTCTTCTCCCTGTAGTCTCTGCTCTTCGGAAGACGCGCCTCAGCCACCTGCCCCGTGCCGTTTCAGGAGCAGCGACCCGTTCCACCCGCGCCTTGGTCGTCCCTGGCTTGGCCGCCCTGGCCCTTCTTGAGCATGCCACCGGCCATTATCACAAAACCCAGTCCGAAAAGAATTACAAATATGCCGATCATGTACGGGAACAGGAGATGGGGGAAATATATGATTCCGAGTCCGCTGACGACGAAAACAATCCCCAACACGATCAAGAAATAGGCGGAAGCGCTCGAGGGAATCCTCAATTCGACTGGTTCCTCTCTGGTCTTCACGAAGGCCATGAGGATGAAACCGATACCCATTCCTATTGCGCCGCCGACGTCCGGCCGGCCAAGGGCCAGGCCGATTCCTCCGCCGACGAACATGCACGCGACAAAGACCAGGCCTGACGCCTTCCCCTTTTCCCGTTCTTCGCTCATCTCGTGCCTCCGTTCATGAAAAGGTTCCTTGTCCTTCCAGCCCATGCTGGTGTCCCTGCTAAGCACGCTAGATGCAAAGGCACGCCGTGTCAAGACACTAGAAAAGAGGCAGGAGTGGTTTTGCGCTCCTGCCTCTCACTTTCAGGCGAGGCATACGTGACTTGGCTGTCGCTTACCTCGAAAAGAGCTCCTTCACCCTCCCCCACGTGGTCGTCCCTATCGGTGTCATCTCCGGCGGTAACTCGCTCGTCACCCCAATCTCAGACCCACTGGAGGACATCAAATCGTAGTTCTGCGACCCAGGCAAAGTCCCAGCCTTATTCCACGTAAACTGCACAGCATACCCATCAAGCGTGTCGTTCAGCGCTACGTAATACTGCGACAGCGACGCCCTAAACCTCAACTTCCAGTTGTAGTTCGGTGCTACAGGAGCCCAGTAAGTGATCGCCCAATCCGTCGGAGACAACGCAGATGTTACGCCACCCAAAGACCAAGACTGTCGGAATTAAAGAAGATCATGTACTGATAAACACCATTAGCAAACTGATAGTTCATCACCGAGTACTCGTACTTCCACACGTTCGTAGGAGACACCCCTCCACCGGACGGAAACGTGTCGCCCTGACGATACCTCACCCACTCAGACCCCTCCTGGTGGTAAAGCTTGTAACCAACGGCCCCCTTGGGCAAGGCATCGGCTCCCAGAGGCACCAGAAGAAATCCTACCAGTAGCACAATCAAGAAAAACGGTACCACTCGTGTCATTTACCGGCTCCTTCCAGCTCACGCCTTTGGGCGTCTATCTAAACGCGTTCTTTATGCAGCCCCACGACGTGTTTTCGAACCCGGTGGGACCAGTTAGGATAACGACTGTCGTTCCTTCGAAAACGGTGCTGTTCCAAACCTCAAACTCCTGAGAGCCCGGGCAAACGTCGAGGTCCTTCCAGACGAAGGTGACTGAGAAGCCATTCAGGCTTTCTCCGGGATAGATCGGGTTAGGGTGGTCGTAGCCCCCATCCCACTCCACACTCCATGCGCCACCGCCCTCGGGCTCAGAATAAACAAATATGTCTTCCCAACCTGAAGGGTAAGTGTATGAAACAAAATCCGAACGGTCCTGGCCATCGGCATCGAAGAAAACCACGAATCCCCATATGAAAGGTTCAAGGGTGAAGTTCTCAACCGTGTAGTCAAAGCGATAAAGCCGATTGCCGGGAGGACCTGATATGTAAGTAAGCTGTGCAGTAACTCCTGCTGCGTCAGGATCGGCAGAACCCACCTCAGGCACAAGCAGAACCCCGAGAAGAAACAAAACGCACGCTACCTTAGCAAATCCTCTCATCAGAATCCTCCTTTGGACGACGAAAGCAACAGGGCCTTGAGAGAACACCAGGAAATCGTGAGAATAGGATTACAAAATGGGGGCCCAAACCAGAGTGCTGTGCTCCGGATCAGTTCAAGCTCCCGGCTGCTACCACACTGACTGCACAACGTCAAGCGAATTAAGCTGTTACTTTCTCCCCGTCGTGCTATACTGATTGGTTGTGCAGAGCCTGGGATGGCGTCCCGGACGATTCGGCGAGAGGCGCTCCAAGTCATCCGACCCGCCTTCCCCCGCCCGTCCATGATGCGAAGGAACCATTACCACCGAATCGGTGTCTAACGTGTTGTGGAGTCTGACGAGACAACGTGGCGTGCCTTCTGCGAAAGTGGCATACAAGATGAAAAACGACCAGAGAGAACGTGATGAAAGGAGGGGGATTCGACAAGGCAATACGTGTGGGAGTAGCGAAATTCAAGACGTGACGCGCGAATAGTGGGTGCGACGTCCGGTAATAACAGGAGGGACGAGATAATGAAGCGATTTCTAGCGATGTGGGTGATTCTAATGTTGGGCCTTCTCATGTTTGGCGGTCTGGTTGTTGCGCAGGAGGAAGAGGAGGAAGCCACTCAAACCAAAACAATCGAGACCAGGATCATGACGCAGGCGCCATCGTCCTGCCAATTCATGATGCAACCCATGGCCGGGATGACCGGTTCTATGTGCCAGGGTTCGATGGGCTGTGGAATGATGGGCGGAAATGCGTGCTGCGGGATGACGTCGGGCGGGATGATGGGATGCGGCAAGTCTGGTGCCAGAGGTCAGTGTGGCATGCAAGGCGGGATGGGATGCGGCCCCTGTTGTCAACAGCTACACGAGCTGGGATGTCCCAGCCATCTGGTAGGAATGGCGGGCGAGCTGGAATTGTCCGAGAAACAGATCACCGAACTCAAGGCGATCTGCGCTGCGCACAAGAAGGAAGTCGTCCGCAAGCAGGCCGATCTCAAGATCGTCGGCATGGAGCTGGACGAGATCGTCGGGCTGCCCGGCGTTGACCTCGCAAAAGTCAAGGCCAAGATGATGGAGATTTGCTCAATGCGGCAGAGTATGTGCCTTGCGCAACTGGCGACCATTGAGAAGGCGCAGAAAGTTCTCACCGCGGCACAGATGACGAAGTTCAAGGAAATGAAGAAGGAAATGTCCTGTCCGGCCGGGAAGCCGGGAACGATGTCAAGGGTCAAGAAGCACATCAAGGTGAACGTAGAAGAATAGGGCGCTTCTGTTGAGCGACCAGTAATGAAGTAGGGCTTCCGCGGTGGTCAGCCTCCCTTGCCCCGCCCGGAGGCCCTTACTCCTTATCGCCACCGCACGTGGCCGCGCTCCGACCTCGGGGGGCGACGCTTCTCGTGTCTCCCCGATTGCCACACCCTCCCCTTGCGAATAGGCATCGACTGCCTTAGACTCCGAAGCACGTCCGCCACGCCGGGCGTCGAAAGGAGACACGATGGAGGAGAGGACTCCCACAGTAAGAGACGACATAGAACTTCATCCACTCCGCCACGCTGATCGACAAATGGTGCTCGTGAGAGACCCACTGGGCCTCATCAAGGAACCCATAGTTCTCAACGAGGCGCTTCTGGCCGTCCTCAGCATGCTGGACGGAACCCACACCATTTCCGATCTCCGGCTGTTCCTGACGCGAAGCCAGGGCGGCGTGCTCGTCACTACGAACGAGGTTCAACGAGTACTGAATCAATTGAGCACCGCTTTTCTTCTCCAGGACGAGCGTTTCGTGAAGGCGAGGGACGAGATAGTCGCGAAATACGCGGCCCAACCGGTCCGGCACGCCTTCCACGAGGGGGTCGCGTACCCGGCGGACCGAGAACAGTTGGCGAGTATGTTGGATCAGATTCTCGCGGCAGCCAGGCCGGAGCCTCAGCTTGACCCCGAAAGCCTCGAGCCGCCGGCCGGGAGCGCCGGCGCCAATTGGCCGCGCGTAGAGACCATCACCTTCCCGCAAGAGGACATCATTGCCTTGGCCGCCCCGCACATGGAAATAGACGCGAGCGCCCACTGCTACGGCGTTGCATACAATCAGATAATGGGGGCTCCCGTGGAGCTCGTCTTCATTCTCGGGACCGGGCACAGTCTGAAAAGCCAGACCTTCTCTCTCACGATGAAGGATTTCGAGACGCCCCTGGGCACGGCGTCAACCGAGAAGCAGATCGTCGAGGAACTCCTTGCGTGCGCACCTGGCTGCGTGCTCGACAACGACATGCCTCATCGCCACGAACACTCAATAGAGTTCGAAGTCGTATTTCTCCAGCACGTGCTCCGAGATCCGAGTATTCACATCGTGCCGATTCTCTGCGGATCGTTCCGTTCTCAGCTCGACGCGCACTGCAGGGCCTCGGAGATCCCGTGCGTCGGAGATTTCTTGAAGAAGCTACGTTCGATAATCGAGCGCGAGGTGGAATATCGAAAGCGAAAGTGCCTCGTCGTTGCCGGAGTGGACTTCTCCCACATCGGGCTCAAGTTCGGCGACCAGTACACGGGGCGCACACTGCTCGAGGAGACGGTGGAATATGATAGAGCCCTCATAGAAAATCTCTGTAACTGGGACGCGAACGGCTTCTGGCAAACGGCCAAGAACGTGAGCGACAGATACAAGGTGTGCGGCTTCGCGCCGCTCGCCTCGATGCTGGAAATGTTCGAGAGTGCGAAGGGACATCTTCTCGGGTACGACGTCTGGCACGAAGACGCAACTCACTCCGCTGTGAGCTTCGCGTCGATGGTTTTCACGAGGAAGTAGTTCACGCGTGCTCTGCCGCCGGTCGTCGTCTTCCCGGCAGGTTCTCCCCGCATTGTGATGCAACCGGTGGGCATCGTAGCCGGCGGAGTAGACCGGGTCACTGCTTCGAGGCGATTTCCCGCATTGTGATGCAACCGTGGACGGGACAGACGAGGGAGCAGAGGTTGCATCCCACACACTGAGTTTGGTCCACCCAGGGGACTCTGTAGCCCGTTCTCGCTGTAGATACGGAGTGGGCTCTTCTTCTCGACGAGTCCGCACTCCCAGGCGACGCCGTTTCGGTTGCGGCCGCCAATCGTTCCGTTATGATCGGACGGCGCGGCGCCAAGTGGCCGGGCGTCAACGCGTCTTCCGGAAGGTGTATTGCGCTGTGACCTCCGTCCCTGCATGAGACGTAGCAGACCTGGCAACCGATGCAGGTGTCGGGGTCAATGTCGGCCGCCACTTTGTAGCCCAACTCGAGTTCCCCCCACTCCCCCACGGTCCTTGCGACACGACCGATCAGTTCGTTGACCGAGGTCATTTCCTTTTCGTCGAGGTAGTTCGAGAGGCCTTCGACGAGGTCTTCGATGATTCGGAATCCGTGATGCATGACCGCCGTGCAGATCTGGACGCTGGTCGAGCCGAGGGCAATGAATTCTGCCGCGTCCCGCCACGTGTTTATTCCGCCGATTCCGGAGATGGGAACGCTTATTCTTGGGTCGCGCGCGAGCGCACTCACCATGTGAAGCGCTATGGGCTTCACGGCGGGGCCGGAGTATCCCCCGGGGGTACCGCGACCGGCCACGGAGGGGACTGGCACAAGCCTGTCCAAGTCAACGCCGATCATGCTTCTCACGGTGTTGATGAGAACAAGCCCGTCGGCTCCGGCCTCAACTGCGGCAGTCGCAGGTTCTCTTATGTCTGTGATATTCGGAGTGAGCTTGACCAGCACAGGAACTCTTGCCGCTTTCTTGACCCACGAAGTGATCTTGCGCACGACCGCGGGCTCCTGCCCGACGGCGGAGCCCATGCCGCGTTCGCACATCCCGTGAGGGCACCCGAAGTTGAGCTCGAGGCCGTCGGCTCCCGCGTCTTCGGAGCGCCGGACCATGTCGTGCCACTCCTTCTCGGAGTCAAGCATGAGAGAGGCAACGACCGCTCTGTCTGGGAAACGCTTCTTCACTTCCGCGATCTCTCTGAAATTCGTCTCGATCGGCCTGTCGCTTATGAGCTCGATGTTGCTCAGGCCGACCATCCTGCGATCGGCTTCGTCCAAGCCTCCGAGCCTGCTCGAAACGTTCACGATGGGTCGACCGATGGTCTTCCACACCGCGCCCCCCCAACCCATTTCGAAGGCTCGCGCGACTTGCTCGCCGGTGTTTGTGGGCGGCCCGGACGCGAGCCAGAACGGATTGGGACTCTTTATGCCTGCGAAGTTGATGGAGAGATTCGCCATGGACTGCAACTAGCCTTTCAACGTCTTGTCGATCTCTATGGCCGCACGCTTTCCATCGGCGACGGCATTCACGACTTCCTTCCCGCCGTTTACGCAATCGCCTCCCGCGAAAATCCTGGGATTGCCCGTGCGACCGGTCTTCTCGTCTACGATGACGCGTCCGTTCGAATCACATTTCACGCCAGGAAACTTGGAAACAACGCCTGCTTCTCCCGCCTGGCCGATCGCGATGACGACCATCTGCGCCTCGAATTCGCGTTCCGTGCCGGGAACGGGGCGCGCCTTCTCTGCGCGCGCCACAACGAGCCCCTTCAGTCGTCCTTTTTCCTCGAGTATTCGAACGGGCAAAGTCTTCTCGATGAATCGCACGCCCGCCGCCCTAGCGGCCTTGAGCTCGTGTGCGTAACCAGGCATCTCACTCTCGGTGCGCCTGTAAAGTATGCTGACGTCCGCGACACCCAAGTGCGCGAGTTCCCTTGCGACGTCGGTGGCCGTGTTCCCGCCTCCAATGACGGCGGCGCTCTCCAGTCCGTCAAGGCTAAGGCTCGCGTCGAGCTTGATTCTTTCGATCATTTCGATCGCGCTGAGAACGCCGGGGACATTCTCGCCGGGTATGCCGAG is drawn from Candidatus Eisenbacteria bacterium and contains these coding sequences:
- a CDS encoding glycosyltransferase family 39 protein; this translates as MSEKFQSFRTTTRHETFRSVMILLALSLAFLVLGNGVLSLTNPDEVFYVQTAKEMIRRGEWMTPYIFGAPQFEKPVCLYWLLRIGFDVSGTSASLAATSLAPSASLTSFAHPATLVPPAASPSVAFAARLFPAMFAVVGVIATYFLVGLGFGTEKKAFVSAIVLMSAGLYIGLARTVYTDMIFSVFILLAMTSFFWGHTNAARRGVGSMLFFVFSALAVLTKGPLGLAIPFLAVTLFLAVRRELGVFFCRHFAWGFLVFLLIALPWYVFMIQRFGKAFTHEFFYNDHIRRLFEAEHPQNDRWYFYPGTAVIGMFPWSIFVLIAFARLIRRVAQGGARPVYLFLACWILVTFAVFQPAHSKLVSYIFPMFPALAVMTGDLVYDWIEAKGRRLAYGLAIVSSITFALAPLGLVAGHALYREYVPSSQSVNGLIALLGALLITMLLFAARKKYSQCVYLLSLQLPVLFFFGLLSHGEIDPRLSTKSACQWLLQHDASEDTVLCSKYFARGVHYFTDKNVAVIDIGGLGFFSPHPIPYLVKDEEVRGFLRRQPETHCIVDHSSLNHLRRIAGHEMAVDVLKKAGNEYVVRVTADPVLATPPAASSVRPWSGFRKPLPE
- a CDS encoding MFS transporter; its protein translation is MHKETTGLRLVFRALRYRNYRLFFGGQGISLIGTWMQRIALSWLVYRLTNSALLLGVVGFAGQIPTFLLAPVAGVLADRWNCRRILVITQVLAMVQAFVLAVLVLTNAITVWEIVVLSIFLGLVNAFDMPARQTFVVEMVDRKKEDLGNAIALNSSLFNGARLVGPSVAGILIAVVGEGVCFLLNGLSYIAVIGSLLAMRVTPRKTEAKNTHVLRGLKDGFSYAFGFDPIRSIILLLALVSLMGMPYQILMPVFARQILHGGSNIFGFLVAASGAGALTGAFYLASRRQILRLGRTIPVAAGIFGVGLIGFSLSHFLWLSLALMLVTGFGMMVMMAASNTTLQTIVDDDKRGRVMSLYTMAFMGTVPFGSLWAGSMADKIGAPKTLLVSGLCCICGGLLFARKLPVLKALVHPIYAEKGIIPEVAYGIQTTDALTKPPEA
- a CDS encoding RNA-binding protein yields the protein MQVSRLYVGNLGYDVSNEQLEELFAAHGVVKQVNVIEGKGFGFVEMSSTAEAEKAKEALDAYEFKGRTLKVDEARPPKSRERTEYRRY
- the amrB gene encoding AmmeMemoRadiSam system protein B, with amino-acid sequence MEERTPTVRDDIELHPLRHADRQMVLVRDPLGLIKEPIVLNEALLAVLSMLDGTHTISDLRLFLTRSQGGVLVTTNEVQRVLNQLSTAFLLQDERFVKARDEIVAKYAAQPVRHAFHEGVAYPADREQLASMLDQILAAARPEPQLDPESLEPPAGSAGANWPRVETITFPQEDIIALAAPHMEIDASAHCYGVAYNQIMGAPVELVFILGTGHSLKSQTFSLTMKDFETPLGTASTEKQIVEELLACAPGCVLDNDMPHRHEHSIEFEVVFLQHVLRDPSIHIVPILCGSFRSQLDAHCRASEIPCVGDFLKKLRSIIEREVEYRKRKCLVVAGVDFSHIGLKFGDQYTGRTLLEETVEYDRALIENLCNWDANGFWQTAKNVSDRYKVCGFAPLASMLEMFESAKGHLLGYDVWHEDATHSAVSFASMVFTRK
- the preA gene encoding NAD-dependent dihydropyrimidine dehydrogenase subunit PreA, which translates into the protein MANLSINFAGIKSPNPFWLASGPPTNTGEQVARAFEMGWGGAVWKTIGRPIVNVSSRLGGLDEADRRMVGLSNIELISDRPIETNFREIAEVKKRFPDRAVVASLMLDSEKEWHDMVRRSEDAGADGLELNFGCPHGMCERGMGSAVGQEPAVVRKITSWVKKAARVPVLVKLTPNITDIREPATAAVEAGADGLVLINTVRSMIGVDLDRLVPVPSVAGRGTPGGYSGPAVKPIALHMVSALARDPRISVPISGIGGINTWRDAAEFIALGSTSVQICTAVMHHGFRIIEDLVEGLSNYLDEKEMTSVNELIGRVARTVGEWGELELGYKVAADIDPDTCIGCQVCYVSCRDGGHSAIHLPEDALTPGHLAPRRPIITERLAAATETASPGSADSSRRRAHSVSTARTGYRVPWVDQTQCVGCNLCSLVCPVHGCITMREIASKQ